Part of the Diabrotica virgifera virgifera chromosome 6, PGI_DIABVI_V3a genome, ttttctaggttcaaaaatacaagtaaaaaatattatttttaaaactacgAAGCTCCTAAGTTCAAGTTTAAGCCTTATTTTATTAGTTATTAATAAGAAGTTTGgtcttgtttcattttaaaatattattttttagttgctAATGCCTgttctctcatatgcgcttcattaataattaaaaaaacaatattttaaaataaaacgtgACAAAAATTCTTATAGGTATCTGATAGAAGAAGATTTGGTATTGAATTTAAATAGTttgtattttcaaaaattatttttttttattgtctttttgaaccttgaaaatcgtcatttttcgtttttttcagttttcaattgtttataactcgaaaacgattaattttagagaaaaattacaaacgatcttttttgtttccaatgatctaaagaacgtaaaataatgtctacccgggccgaaaaaattgtttcaaatggaccaatttataaaaaatgatttttataaattgtttaaatttttttttaataaatgtagcaataactccgaaattatggcattcaggtatagggaatatcatatgaaaaataatcagtatccctCAATGAttccaaaacttaaaaaacatacagggtgttctatttgaaataagacaGTTCagtagattttcagaaaaacggacgatttgacaacaatgtaattaccactgtGATATCGGACGCATAaaaagacccttacccaccaaaatctataaaaatcgttctagctgTTTCCGAGAAAATAacgtgttgccagactttttgCAACCCTGTATGTACTATCATACTTTTAGCTCCGTTATTGCTATTCGGAAACTGATGGAAGGTAGAGGCTTAATAGCATTGATAAACAAATATTTGGCAAGTTCTTGAGGAGTAAGAGGCGAGTGCTGCCAACAAACTAGTGCTCGATGAAGATTGTTTGTTTGATgtggaataaaaaaattaaacaaacaaacaatCTTCATAGAACACTGGTTTGTTGACAGTACTCGCTTCTTGCTCCTCAAGAATTCTGATATTGAATTTTGTCCATGATTGCAGTCGCATTACCCTAGACTGcttataatattattacacatttattttattttaaagattTGAGAGCTTTTAGTTCCTCTTTACTTACATTTGATTTCAATTTTGTgcttttgaaattaaataaaaaaatatgaaaaaactatttttaagaaacgcttttctttagttaggAGTGACTATTACGAGAagcatattataaaaaaatcaaccaaaaagcaaaaaataaaaaaaaatcaaaaaaatctaacacattcgtcaaaaaAAAGCGTggtgcgtcttcatcgaataagcggttttcgcaccacgcttttctttaacgaatgtgttagattttttcaatatttttttattttttgctttttatctgatttttttatatgtttaattttagtcactcgtaactaaagaaaagcgttttttaaaaatatttttttcatatttttttattttttactttttagtcttacacttttcaaacattaaaatatatcgtcatgtttattaaaatatgtatatacgtaaaaatatgtatatacatatgacgtacaaacatgaaaagtacatagtcgaaatcggcaaaaaatttgaaactttattgtttatttatgaagcataacgtaaacaattaacgtaaaaagtgaaattatgaatacatagttcatataattacctaaaatctgtaaaagtttcaagtttcttcgttgcaaaaacaagagaatttgaccattttccgttaaaattgtttttttatttaaacaattaataaacaaaaattttttattgactattcgtgtattgttcccgcgaatgcacatgtctgcaaatttttaatcatttgcattgaagaaagggcagtcaaattaacgtccaaagatttgacccaaacgatcgaactaaagaaaagcgtttaaaaagcgtttaattaattaatacaacAAAACgtattctaatgttaattgtagcactaAACGTGTCtgccggtggtttttctaagactacgataaaaacacgaatctTTTGAAATCGaattttggttgaagttttgtttcatatcgtattgaaatttgacacgaataaacgctgatttatatacagagtgtaacgaaaatacaggtcataaattaaatcacatattctgagaccaaaaatagtttgaatgaacctaatttaccttagtacaaatatgcacataaaaaaagttacagccctttgaatttacaaaatgaaaatcgattttttcgaatatatcgaaaactattacagattttttattgaaaatggacatgtggcattcttatggcaggaacatcttaaaaaataattatagtgaaatttgtgcaccccataaaaattttatgggggttttgttcccttaaaccccccaaacttttgtgtacgttccaattaaattattattgtggtaccattagttaaattcaatatttctaaaactttcttgcctcttagtattttttcgataaggcagtttttatcgagttgcggcttcttttttaatatatttacataaaatttttatgggggttttgttcctttaaaccccccaaatgcttgtgtatgttccaattaaacttttactgcggtatcattagttaaacacagtgtttttaaaacttttttgcctctttgtattttttcgagaaggtactttttatcgagatattacttcttttttaatattgttcaaaatatacctaaaaatgtaaatcataaataaattttcatattattaccaagtctccataatcgtacttagccatatacaaaaatatgtggtggatttgacaaatattcaaaatatctcgataaaaactgacttttcgaaaaagtaataggaggcaaaaaagttttttaaatattgtgtttaactaatagtactacaataataattaaattggaacgtacacaaaagtttgggggggtttaaaggaacaaaacccccataaaatttttatggggtgtccaaattttactataaatttttctttagatactactaccataaaaatgccacatgtatattttcaataaaagatctctaatagttttcgatatattggaaacaatcgattttcattttgtaacttcaaagggctataactttttttatgtgcacatttgtactaaggtaagttaggttcaatcgaactatttttgggcCCAGAATATgggattaaatttatgacctgtatttttgttacaccctgtataaacaaatatacgagcgtacaaaattttaaatattattgtttatttatgaagcataacgtaaacaattaaagcaaaaatttaaattatgtatagttcatatcattagctacaatccgtaaaagtttcaagtttctacattgtaaaaaacaagagaaattAAGAATTTTCCtctaaaattgttttttttatttaaacaattaataaacaaaaaaatctttattgaCTATTAGTGCattgttcccgcgaatacatatgtcggcaaaatttatttgcattgaagaaaagtcagtcaaattaacgtctaaagattttatgcaaactattgaagtaaagaaaagcgtttaattaaaaaaaaaagagcaCAAGACCGCATTTAAGGATTGATGAGGTTACCTGCAGTTAGatgttaaaatttattttaaaaaatttatcacAAAACTCACTAAGTTCCTTAAAAAGCAGGTCAACTTGCTTCAGCCCCTCGAAATatgctttacaaaaaaaatcatgGTACGCCCGCACTTTTAAGATCAATCATCTTTAGTTCAGAAGCAGTTAACTTTTAGCGAAAATACTTTCTGTGAATAAAGCTTCTCCAACTGTCACAGTTAACCAGAGTATACATTCTTCATTGCAAGATAATGCATAAACAGTTCATATATCGGAgttttgatgttattttttttaGTACAGGCTGATCCAGGTAGATTGGAAATGGGctgaaattatttttgaaaatgtagCAGTAAATAAAATGAAACTTACTATATAGATATATAGAATTTGTTCTGAAAACACggtaaataatattataatattaaaatataataatattaaaatataataatataaaaatttagatactactcaatattattctgaagctattttcttgtgacatttttgtaattaactatttttaatgggaaataagccacaatttttgtaaaaaaaatgattttgttaacgtttcgacgtccaaatcggatgccgttgtcaaaatacataCATAGATACTACTCAACAACAACAACCTCCAAAATTGAACTTATTCCTATCCGCATTCAGCAAAATGAGCAGGTATTACCTACCATATTATGAGAAAAATTAATTGTTTCGTTTCAAAcgtatcaaaatatcaaaatattgtacctaattgactgtaaaacatttttttggaaaaatagcAAAATGAACTTTTTTGGACAGTATGTACTATACTAAGTAATTGTTGTGGTATCTACTGTAGTATCGTACTACTGTAGTCTCTAGTAAAGTATCTACTGTGCTTCCTAATaaagttataatttaaaaaatagtcctATGAATTTTCTGTAGGTACCATGCTTCTGGATATCGACATGTAAATTAAATGGGCTTATAAATTATAACACAATCAATAGTTTTCGACAACCTTTTATTGTATTGCAAGCAGtataaataatttatatacaaaatatacaaTTCTTCCTTCCTAGAGTTACCATACGTTATGGGCAAGGACTGGAGCATGAGCAGCATAACCATGATGACCATGGGCCAAAGGAGCAGCATAACCATGATGACCATGGGCCAAAGGAGCAGCATAACCATGAGCAACTGAGGTACCGTATTCATGTACAGATGGTGCTGCATAAGAGGCGTGGGCTACTGGAGCAGCATAAGCAGCATGTGCAACTGGGACAGCATAGGCAGCATGGGCAACTGGGGCACCATAGGAATTATGGGCAACTGGAGCAGCATAGGAAGCATGGGCAACTGGAGCAGCGTAGGCAGCATGAACTGCTGGAGCAGAGTATGCGGCATGAGCTACTGGGGCAGCATACGTTACTGGAGCTGCGATTTTAGCAACGACTGGAGCTGCAACTTTAGCTACGACAGGTGCAACAGCGTGTACAGTAGGTTCTTTGTGTACAACAGCGTTAAATCCATTGTGTGGATCAGCAGTGTAGTCTACGGTACGTTTGGTTCCATCGGATTCCAAGAGGGAGTAGCTTCCGTGAACAACATCTCCACGACGAGATTCGTGTTGGCTCTTAGCATCTCCGGTGTGGGGGTCACTTACACCATATGCGAAGTCGTAATGGGCTGGTGCAGAGGGTTCAGCGTGAGCATGACCAACGGGAGCAGCGTAAGCGTGAGCGACTGGAGCTGTGTAGGAATGGGCAACTGGAGCATGGACGAGAGGAGCGTGGGCAGCATATGAGTGGACAGCTGGAGCATGTTGTTGAACAGTGGAGTAGGTAGAGATGGCATCGTGAGATCCATGACCAACTAGAGCTGGTGCGGAGTAGCCGAGACCCGAACCCCAAGAGCCAGCACTAGCTACTGCGATGAATGCAGCAAGAACTATAAACTAAAACAggataaaattataaaatgtTGAATAAGAAATAAATGTGGTTGAATTTAATAAAAGTTGGGTGCCCTCAAGTgtatacacaaaataaaaaattgttttacaaaaacagcttttt contains:
- the LOC114331507 gene encoding uncharacterized protein LOC114331507 — protein: MAAKFLVLAAFVVVASGYEHHDENFGHGAQHAISTYSTVQHHAPAVHAYAAHVPAVQTYAAQPLVQQYAAPVVHAYAAPVAKTVYAEPSAPAHYDFAYGVADPHTGDSKHQHESRRGDFVHGSYSLLESDGTKRVVDYTADPHHGFNAVVHNEPAVHAVAPVVAKAIVPNVAYSAPVHQAYAAPVAHTTYSVPTHAYAAPVAHAAYAAPLAQTYSTSVAHGYAAPLGHAKAGHYGYAAQAPVVSYNVYYCEVYDLTSIMTAKFIVLAAFIAVASAGSWGSGLGYSAPALVGHGSHDAISTYSTVQQHAPAVHSYAAHAPLVHAPVAHSYTAPVAHAYAAPVGHAHAEPSAPAHYDFAYGVSDPHTGDAKSQHESRRGDVVHGSYSLLESDGTKRTVDYTADPHNGFNAVVHKEPTVHAVAPVVAKVAAPVVAKIAAPVTYAAPVAHAAYSAPAVHAAYAAPVAHASYAAPVAHNSYGAPVAHAAYAVPVAHAAYAAPVAHASYAAPSVHEYGTSVAHGYAAPLAHGHHGYAAPLAHGHHGYAAHAPVLAHNVW